A stretch of DNA from Candidatus Saganbacteria bacterium:
CATGGCCAGGTAAATATTATGAGCTTCCGATACAATTTCATCAGGGTATCCTTCTTTAGCCGCCCGGGCAATGGCGCCGCTTTCTGCGGCACCTTTCTTCAGATGATGTTCGGAATCAACCGTTAAAATTTTAACTTTTGGATCAATAAGCAGTTCTCCGATTTTATTGTAATGCGTGGAGGCTACAACATAGGCTCCGCGGCTGATACAGCCGGCAATAAAGCCGCTAAGCAGAGCATAGCCGTCTACCCGCGAGGTGCCGCGCCCTGGTTCATCCATTAAAACAACTGCCGGAAGCCCCTTTTCGCGAACCCTATCAATTTCCGCAAACACTTCGATGTAGCGCAGTATCTCATTTTGAAAAGCGCTGGCAGTCAGAGTATGGCGGGAAACATTTACATTCATCTCCAGCGCTCCAACCGGTTCCAATGAAGCGGCTCGCGCAAAAATCGGTATGCCGCGGTTAGCCATGATAATTGCGTTGCCAACCGCTTCCAAAATATGCGTTTTACCGTTGCCGTTGCCGCCCGAAATGACCCAAACCGGGTTTTGCGGCGAAAGATCTATATCAAAGGGACAAATATCTGCCGCCCCGAATAATTTTGGGTTAAATCTGTCCTTGTCAGAAGCCGGATCTTGGCGGAGTACCAGAGTAGGATTTCGCAATTCTTTGAACGAAATGCCCGCCGAAGAGACAAGCTCCGGCAAAACTGATGGGATACCCAATTTTTTCGCTTGCTCAAACAATCTTTTCCACATTACGAGCGTATCGTATTCCCGCAGGGCAAGGTAGAGGCCGCGAACAATCTCTTTATGGCCGGAAAGCAACCTGGCAGTTTGTTCACAAATATAAGGTGGACTGGCCTCTTCCTCGTCTTTTCGGATATTGGTTATTGCCGAGCTAGACAATACCTTGCGCAATTCTGGGATAAAGAGCGCTTCCAAAAATATTTTTACTCTTAGGGCATTTTCCTGTTCAAAGGGAGTATTGCCAGAAGCCCAAAATTGTCCAAGTTGTTCTACCCCGCGGAGAAAATTGGCGGGCGAATAAAATAGTCCTCGAAGAAAGTCGCCATGTTTCGCAATGGCGCAAGCATTTCTTGCTGGAGAAGATGTTGAAAAGGCAAAAAAAGAGATCGAAGCGACAAGGCCTATGGCGGAAGAGAAAAAGAAATTCAAAATCTCAACATCATTGATTTTGTTATCCCGAAAAACAATCAGGCTTTCTGGAAGCAATGGAAGGAAAGCAATGATGATTACGTTTATGCCCGCAATATGCGGCCGATTTGCGAGAAACCTTTTGCGGTCGGCAAGCGCAGTTATCGCCTCAAACGATGCCGCTACTGGGGATTACTCAAGACTCATGCCCAATCATTGCTGACTTACATGTCTTACAATCTCAAAAAGATTTTTGCCCCGCCGCCTTTAGAACCGGCCGCGATTGCGGCCTAAGGGATAACTGCGCCCAAAATCGGGAAAATGGAGGTGATGGGAAAAGAAAAAACAGAAATTAGAGGTTAGATACTCAAAACTACTCAAAAAATCGATCGTTTTAAAAACCCTTCGGAAAATATTCGCTTCCTACCCGGTCTCAGCATAAAACAACAAAACTATCTTATTATAAATACGATTAGAATACAACCCGGCTCGATACCTGCCGAATTAAATTAAACATCTGGAGTGTTCCCGAATGCTCAAAATAGCTGGCGTAAAAGTGAAATTTCTAAAACTTTCTCCCGATAGATATTTGGTATTACAGTATATAGGAGGAATGATAAAAATGGCCACAGTAGGAAATGTTGGAAGAATCACGCCGCTAAGCAGAACAAGAGCCTTGTCAGCTGCGCAAGGTATAGGCCCTGTTGTTGATGAAGCCGCCGGAAAATATCCTTTGGTTTTTGCAAGGTTTGGGGTTGTAACTCCTTTTGCGGCGGTGGCGCTGGGACGAGAGTTCGAGGTGCATGATAAGCATAATAAAGTAGCCGTTGTTGGGGAATATCTGCAGAGTATTTTAGATAGTTGGGATTTTGATACCGCAATAAGGCTTGGCATGGTACAGGATGTATTGCAAGCTACCGGGCTCAAAGTAACCACAATGCCTTGGAAAGGATCCCCTGATGTTATTTATGCGCTGCATGGCGGATCGGAACATGCTTTAGCTGAAAGGATCGTGAAACAAACCATTGCCGATGATCCGGCGCAAATTGTGAATCTGATGCTTCAACCTTATGGGATCAAAGTGAATTGCAATGTGGAGAACTTTACACCGGAGATGTCCAACCGGTTGGCGGAAGCATTTCTTGAGGCGCGAAAAATAGGCCTCGTCGCATTTTCCCTTAGGCGAAATATAGAGCATATAAACATAACGGATGGCATCAGATGGAAAGGGCATCCAAATATTTATGTTGATGGAAATGGCCGTAATGGGTTTTTAATGATCCCAATTGAAGCGCTTTCAAGCGATGGTTTCGTTGATCAATTTAAGGCAGCATTACGCGCGATCAAAAATAGAGACCATGCTGTAAGAACAGTGGAAAGACGAACCGAAGCCGCCGCAGGGCGTATATATTCTGAAGCGGAAGTTTCCCAAATGTCGGATATTGAATATTTGACGGTGAAGTTGGCATGGCAGGAATGTGTTTTTTCTATTGAAAGAGGAATTGAATTGACGCAAGATGAAATTGCAAATTTGATCGCGGCGCTTGAAGGGATAGTCAGGAAGGTTGATATTAACCATATTAATGTTGTCGGGACCGTTCAGTGGAAATTAATGGATGACGCTAGAATAAAAACATTTCTTGACCCTTTTAATCGTCTTTTATTGATCTCGATAGAAGAGTTATCGAATGTTAGGCTTGCTGAACACCTTTTAGCTAAATTTGTTCAAGCTTATAGGCTTATCTAAAAGAAAAAGCAACTGGGACTAAAGCTGGATTCCTCCCGCCTTGGCGGGACTAGATTCTTCCCCCTCGACAAGCTCGGGGTCAGAATGACACATTGTTATCACTCTGATATAATAAAAATATATGAAAGTAAATAGCAAAGATTACCGAACAGTCTGGATGGAAAAGCATTCGGTATTCATGATAGAACAGAATCTCCTTCCGTTCGAATTCAAGATCGTTGAACTTAAAAATTATCATGAAACCTGCCA
This window harbors:
- a CDS encoding transposase — protein: MRPICEKPFAVGKRSYRLKRCRYWGLLKTHAQSLLTYMSYNLKKIFAPPPLEPAAIAA